A single window of Mangifera indica cultivar Alphonso chromosome 18, CATAS_Mindica_2.1, whole genome shotgun sequence DNA harbors:
- the LOC123202204 gene encoding uncharacterized protein LOC123202204, whose protein sequence is MRAWKSYGLENVMSSDGFVVFRFKEEDDVHRVLEEDPWMFGRKHMVLQQWHAYTSFDMNIISKVPVWVRLHRVPLPLWTQRGLSTVSSVVGRPLSCDKQTYECTRLSYARVYVELDTKRTPLQKFEIQCCLSSDPIEVKVEYEWKSKRCAKCGLFDHNCQPKEKETKPKEDAQAASFGPSGSTVNEKGKAVATDTRVIDEAKADSQAITRQVQALEIKAIGKNKCSKRGEKRRDADVGPLAMVLVTDQTQGTSSDSDTDPDSPIAIEEDQDDLLDIGECILNRSASLLESPNRFAVLDRSKSLATTSKAVDSSSKVVVPPLVTPRTRARSKRGAGPHARN, encoded by the coding sequence ATGCGAGCATGGAAGTCATATGGCCTTGAGAATGTAATGTCCTCTGATGGGTTTGTTGTGTTTAGATTTAAAGAGGAAGACGATGTTCATCGAGTGCTGGAGGAAGACCCTTGGATGTTTGGGAGAAAGCATATGGTGCTACAACAATGGCACGCCTACACTTCCTTCGACATGAACATAATCTCAAAGGTTCCAGTATGGGTTCGGTTGCATAGAGTCCCCCTTCCTCTTTGGACTCAAAGAGGATTGAGCACGGTTTCAAGTGTGGTTGGTCGACCACTCTCATGTGACAAGCAAACATATGAATGCACACGTCTCTCTTATGCTCGTGTGTATGTAGAACTGGATACAAAGAGGACACCGTTACAGAAGTTTGAGATACAGTGTTGTTTATCATCAGACCCTATTGAAGTTAAAGTGGAGTATGAGTGGAAATCGAAGAGATGTGCTAAATGTGGTTTATTTGACCATAATTGTCAACCAAAAGAGAAAGAGACCAAGCCCAAGGAGGATGCACAAGCAGCTTCCTTTGGTCCCTCAGGCTCAACAGTAAATGAAAAAGGGAAAGCTGTCGCAACAGATACGAGGGTGATTGATGAGGCCAAAGCAGATTCTCAGGCCATTACAAGACAGGTTCAGGCACTAGAAATAAAGGCAATTGGGAAGAATAAGTGTTCAAAACGAGGTGAAAAGAGGAGAGATGCTGATGTAGGGCCATTAGCTATGGTTCTGGTGACCGACCAAACTCAGGGCACCTCTTCAGATTCAGACACTGATCCTGACAGCCCAATAGCTATAGAGGAGGATCAGGATGACTTACTAGACATTGGTGAGTGCATTTTGAATAGGTCAGCATCCCTGTTAGAGTCACCTAACCGTTTTGCCGTATTGGACAGAAGTAAGAGCTTGGCCACTACTTCAAAAGCAGTAGATAGTAGTTCAAAGGTAGTTGTTCCACCACTTGTTACACCTCGTACAAGGGCAAGGAGCAAGAGGGGTGCAGGGCCTCATGCCCggaactaa